The following proteins are encoded in a genomic region of Aerococcaceae bacterium DSM 111021:
- a CDS encoding BMC domain-containing protein: MLSAIVASDAALKSADVNLLGNRRIRGGLTTVELYGDVAAVQSAVEAGVRALEGTNNLISSHVIARLDEQVENMLLKSIKTKKPKESEVIKETQEEPVIEEKPMIEETETGSSIQLFSAEEQPEESSQSEADSFTKESLSELKVTQLRALAYKQPLSGIEVSQIKNAEKDKLIEALVNEGGNN, translated from the coding sequence ATGCTTTCAGCGATTGTGGCAAGTGATGCAGCTTTGAAATCTGCGGATGTTAATCTATTAGGGAATCGACGAATTCGTGGCGGATTAACAACCGTAGAATTATATGGAGATGTTGCAGCAGTTCAATCAGCAGTTGAGGCAGGTGTTAGAGCATTGGAAGGGACGAATAATTTGATTTCAAGCCATGTCATTGCAAGATTAGATGAGCAAGTTGAAAACATGTTATTAAAAAGCATAAAGACAAAGAAACCGAAGGAATCTGAAGTCATTAAAGAAACTCAAGAAGAACCAGTCATAGAAGAAAAGCCTATGATTGAGGAAACCGAAACAGGATCTTCAATTCAATTGTTTTCAGCTGAAGAACAACCTGAAGAGTCAAGTCAAAGTGAAGCCGATTCATTCACTAAAGAATCCTTAAGTGAATTGAAAGTAACTCAACTAAGAGCTTTGGCATATAAACAACCGCTCTCAGGAATTGAAGTATCACAGATAAAAAATGCTGAAAAAGACAAATTAATTGAAGCATTAGTCAATGAAGGAGGTAATAATTAG
- the eutL gene encoding ethanolamine utilization microcompartment protein EutL, protein MRNERLGAEVLAVRIIPNVDEGLAKHLKLKSNQKSLGIITSDSDDVTYVALDEATKKSSVDVVYAKSFYGGADNANTKLAGEVIGIIAGPSPDEVRSGLDAARQVIERDASFYSANDDNSIIYFAHNVSRSGTYLSEVAGVREGEAIAYLIAPPLEAMIGLDAALKAADVEMKVLYEPPTETNFGGALLTGSQSACTAACDAFAAAVQAVADNPLAY, encoded by the coding sequence ATGAGAAACGAACGTCTTGGTGCAGAGGTTTTAGCTGTGAGGATTATTCCCAATGTAGATGAGGGTCTTGCAAAACATTTAAAATTAAAAAGTAACCAAAAGAGCTTAGGTATAATTACCTCAGATTCAGATGATGTGACTTATGTTGCCCTAGATGAAGCAACTAAAAAATCATCTGTCGATGTTGTCTACGCAAAAAGTTTTTACGGTGGAGCAGATAATGCGAATACCAAATTAGCTGGAGAAGTCATTGGAATTATTGCTGGACCTTCGCCTGATGAAGTGCGTAGTGGGTTAGATGCAGCAAGGCAAGTTATTGAAAGAGACGCAAGTTTCTATAGTGCAAATGATGACAATTCGATCATTTATTTCGCTCATAACGTATCTAGAAGTGGGACTTATCTATCCGAAGTTGCTGGTGTAAGAGAAGGTGAAGCGATAGCTTACCTAATTGCTCCACCGCTAGAAGCAATGATTGGTTTGGATGCAGCGTTAAAGGCAGCAGATGTGGAGATGAAAGTGTTATATGAACCACCTACTGAAACGAACTTTGGTGGCGCATTACTAACAGGGAGTCAATCAGCTTGTACTGCGGCATGTGATGCATTTGCAGCAGCTGTTCAAGCTGTTGCAGACAATCCACTCGCATATTAA
- the eutC gene encoding ethanolamine ammonia-lyase subunit EutC: protein MEQVELKELIRSILVDIVDDESVLKSSSHNSSSHDEVKEEAPVDVDDIKVPNKTPDNVEIEDGFIDDITEVNIREQYLVDNPNDKEGYLRLKKNTPARLGLGRSGTRYKTEPVLRFRADHAAAQDAVFSYVDDELIEEMNLTAVETLCGDKDTYVTRPDLGRKFSDEAKATIKKTIPNGADVAIVVGDGLSSAAIGANIKDIIPAIRQGLKTYNLDFGDIVFVKHCRVPAMDPIGDITGAKVVCLLIGERPGLVTAESMSAYIAYKPTVGMPEARRTVISNIHSQGTSAVEAGAYIADVIKEILDAKVSGVELKRVSKEE, encoded by the coding sequence GTGGAACAAGTAGAATTAAAAGAACTTATTCGTTCAATATTAGTAGACATTGTTGACGATGAATCCGTTTTAAAGTCATCGAGTCATAATTCTAGTAGCCATGACGAAGTAAAAGAAGAAGCACCTGTCGATGTTGATGACATTAAAGTGCCTAATAAGACACCGGACAATGTTGAGATAGAAGACGGTTTTATTGATGATATTACAGAAGTAAACATTCGTGAACAATACTTAGTAGATAATCCAAATGATAAAGAAGGCTACCTACGACTGAAGAAAAATACACCTGCTCGTTTAGGCTTAGGTCGTTCAGGAACGAGATATAAGACTGAACCTGTCTTAAGATTTAGAGCGGATCACGCAGCAGCGCAAGATGCCGTGTTCTCTTATGTTGATGATGAATTAATTGAAGAGATGAACTTAACTGCGGTCGAAACACTATGTGGAGACAAGGATACGTATGTAACTCGACCTGACTTAGGAAGAAAATTCTCTGATGAAGCGAAAGCAACAATCAAAAAGACAATTCCTAACGGTGCAGACGTAGCAATTGTTGTTGGAGATGGCTTAAGTTCAGCCGCAATAGGTGCCAACATTAAAGATATTATCCCAGCAATTCGTCAAGGATTAAAAACATATAACTTAGACTTTGGAGATATTGTCTTCGTTAAACACTGTCGTGTACCAGCAATGGATCCAATTGGAGATATCACGGGTGCCAAAGTTGTATGTCTATTAATCGGTGAGCGACCAGGTCTAGTAACAGCTGAATCGATGAGTGCATATATTGCCTATAAGCCAACGGTAGGAATGCCAGAAGCTCGAAGAACAGTTATATCAAATATTCATAGTCAGGGAACTTCGGCAGTTGAAGCTGGAGCATATATTGCTGATGTTATTAAGGAGATACTCGATGCAAAAGTATCCGGTGTCGAATTAAAACGAGTTTCTAAGGAGGAATAG
- a CDS encoding ethanolamine ammonia-lyase subunit EutB — protein sequence MILKTKLFGRVYEFKSVLEALAKANEEKSGDELAGLAAESAEERVAAKTVVANLKLSDIFNNPAVPYEKDEVTRIIIDSVNLRTYEKIKNWTVAELREWILSNDTTNFDIHRISNGLTSEMVAAVAKIMTNMDLIAGAQKIIVEKTANTTIGKAGTFSARLQPNHPTDNIDGIMASVMEGLSMGIGDATIGLNPVNDGTESVKRILHEFNDFIEEWDIPTQHVVLAHVATQMQAMEEGAPTGLVFQSIAGSEKANTAFGIDANMLDEARDMALKTGTAVGPNVMYFETGQGSELSSDAHHNIDQVTMEARCYGFAKKFDPFLVNTVVGFIGPEYLYDSKQVIRAGLEDHFMGKLTGISMGVDVCYTNHMKADQNDVENLAVLLGVAGVNFIMGIPNGDDVMLNYQTTGFQETATIRQLLNKRPIKEFDEWLEKMGFSENGQLTDLAGDASVFLTK from the coding sequence AGAAAAATCAGGCGATGAGCTTGCGGGATTAGCGGCTGAGTCGGCAGAGGAAAGAGTTGCAGCTAAGACAGTTGTTGCGAATCTAAAGCTATCGGATATATTTAATAATCCTGCTGTGCCTTATGAAAAAGATGAAGTCACTCGTATTATTATTGATAGCGTGAATTTAAGAACATACGAGAAAATCAAAAACTGGACAGTCGCAGAGTTAAGAGAATGGATCTTGAGTAATGATACAACAAACTTCGATATTCACCGGATTTCTAATGGATTAACATCTGAGATGGTTGCAGCTGTAGCGAAAATCATGACGAACATGGATTTAATTGCAGGAGCACAAAAAATTATCGTTGAAAAAACTGCCAATACGACAATTGGTAAAGCTGGAACATTCTCAGCAAGACTGCAACCTAATCACCCGACTGATAACATAGATGGCATTATGGCTTCGGTCATGGAAGGATTATCTATGGGAATTGGGGATGCAACGATTGGTCTTAACCCTGTAAACGATGGAACTGAAAGTGTTAAGCGAATTTTACATGAGTTCAATGATTTCATTGAAGAGTGGGACATCCCAACTCAGCACGTAGTGCTTGCCCATGTGGCAACACAAATGCAAGCAATGGAAGAAGGAGCGCCAACAGGCCTTGTCTTCCAATCAATTGCAGGATCTGAAAAAGCGAATACGGCTTTCGGTATTGACGCGAACATGTTAGACGAAGCGCGTGATATGGCATTAAAAACTGGGACTGCAGTTGGACCAAACGTGATGTACTTTGAAACAGGGCAAGGATCTGAGTTATCATCTGACGCTCACCACAACATTGACCAAGTAACGATGGAAGCAAGATGTTATGGCTTTGCTAAGAAATTTGATCCATTCCTAGTTAATACAGTGGTTGGATTCATAGGACCAGAGTATTTATATGACTCTAAACAAGTTATCCGTGCTGGTTTAGAAGATCACTTTATGGGTAAACTGACAGGCATTTCGATGGGTGTTGACGTTTGTTATACAAACCATATGAAGGCAGACCAAAATGATGTGGAGAATCTTGCCGTTCTACTTGGTGTGGCGGGTGTTAACTTTATTATGGGTATCCCGAATGGTGATGACGTTATGCTTAACTACCAAACAACAGGGTTCCAAGAAACAGCGACAATTCGTCAATTATTGAATAAACGTCCAATTAAAGAATTTGATGAGTGGCTGGAAAAAATGGGATTCAGTGAAAATGGCCAGTTAACTGACTTAGCTGGAGATGCGTCTGTATTTCTTACTAAATAA